The bacterium genome has a segment encoding these proteins:
- a CDS encoding DUF4153 domain-containing protein, with protein sequence MFHLPSLAYILEKGRAAFKRFPYPLICSFLGGATAILLIENQSDDFWFLKLLMTFGLGISLFFSLTLYLERPLARFRLKPVQWLGAGSLLLLGFYFLSGQAPTENFFLNYAQWALALHLLAAFSPFLGAGEARGFWQFNRYLFLRFLLSALYAGVFFIGMVIALGAVDHLLGIKIHDKLYPDLWVFSVSFLMTWHFLAGVPKGLDKLDRDDSYPGGLKVFTQYLLVPLVTLYLVILYLYLGKILLKADWPKGTVTWLVSVVSVAGVFNLLLLQPVQEKKENGWIRVYARGFYWALLPLLGMLFTAVGKRIGQYGVTEQRYFVTILGLWILGIALYFLFHNRPTIKTVPLTLFLVTLLTSMGPWGAYSVSRMSQMARLKAFFVKDGLWNGTKAVKTAQEVPWEDRQEISSILDYLVENHGVALLQPWFDLDLSKWKDERERHRYGYSSVSNEICKSLGFDHVDRWQAKSQGSNFYFYSEAGNEALSVKDYDYWVQISGARNFKIGGQAVTVTVTGPFLTVKPAGGAELVFDLADMVASLEKDHPNKNGNQLPAEELSMESSNGEWKGKLYLSNLQGSHKDKGIQVSYPQGFLLLRRLR encoded by the coding sequence ATGTTCCACCTGCCCTCCCTGGCCTATATCCTTGAGAAAGGCCGAGCAGCCTTCAAACGCTTCCCCTATCCGCTGATCTGCTCCTTTCTGGGCGGCGCCACGGCCATCCTCCTCATCGAGAACCAATCGGACGATTTCTGGTTCCTCAAGCTCCTGATGACCTTCGGGTTGGGCATCTCCCTCTTCTTTTCCCTGACCCTTTACCTCGAGAGACCTTTGGCAAGATTCCGCCTCAAGCCCGTGCAGTGGCTGGGGGCGGGAAGCCTCCTGCTCCTGGGCTTTTATTTCCTCTCGGGCCAGGCTCCGACGGAGAACTTTTTCCTCAACTACGCCCAATGGGCCCTGGCGCTGCACCTGTTGGCCGCCTTCAGTCCCTTCCTGGGGGCGGGAGAGGCCAGGGGGTTCTGGCAGTTCAACCGCTATCTCTTCCTGCGGTTCCTGCTTTCCGCCCTCTACGCGGGGGTCTTCTTCATCGGCATGGTCATCGCGCTGGGGGCGGTGGATCACCTGTTGGGCATCAAGATCCACGACAAGCTTTATCCGGACCTCTGGGTCTTTTCCGTCTCCTTCCTGATGACCTGGCACTTCCTGGCCGGAGTGCCGAAAGGCCTGGATAAACTGGACCGGGACGATAGTTATCCAGGCGGCCTGAAGGTCTTCACCCAATATCTGCTGGTCCCCCTGGTCACCCTTTATCTGGTCATCCTCTACCTCTACCTGGGCAAGATCCTCCTGAAGGCCGACTGGCCCAAGGGCACCGTCACCTGGTTGGTGTCGGTGGTATCGGTCGCCGGGGTCTTCAACCTGCTGCTGCTCCAACCGGTTCAGGAGAAGAAAGAAAACGGCTGGATCCGGGTCTATGCCCGTGGCTTCTACTGGGCGCTCCTGCCCCTGTTGGGGATGCTCTTCACCGCCGTGGGAAAGCGCATCGGCCAATATGGGGTGACCGAACAACGCTATTTCGTGACGATATTGGGCCTGTGGATCCTGGGCATCGCCCTTTATTTCCTCTTCCACAATAGGCCGACGATCAAGACCGTGCCCCTGACCCTTTTCCTCGTGACCCTCCTGACCTCGATGGGCCCTTGGGGCGCCTATTCGGTCTCCCGGATGAGCCAGATGGCCCGCTTGAAGGCCTTCTTCGTGAAGGACGGCCTCTGGAACGGGACCAAGGCTGTCAAGACCGCCCAAGAGGTGCCTTGGGAGGACCGCCAGGAGATCAGTTCCATCCTGGACTATCTCGTGGAGAACCACGGAGTGGCCCTGCTCCAGCCCTGGTTCGACCTGGACCTTTCCAAATGGAAGGATGAGCGGGAGCGCCACCGTTACGGCTACAGCAGCGTTTCCAACGAGATCTGCAAGTCCCTGGGCTTCGATCACGTGGACCGATGGCAGGCCAAATCCCAGGGATCCAATTTTTATTTCTATTCGGAAGCGGGCAACGAGGCTCTTTCGGTGAAGGATTACGACTATTGGGTCCAGATCTCGGGTGCGCGGAACTTCAAGATCGGCGGCCAAGCCGTGACCGTGACCGTGACGGGCCCCTTCCTCACGGTCAAACCGGCGGGCGGAGCGGAGCTGGTCTTCGATCTGGCGGACATGGTGGCGTCCCTGGAAAAGGACCATCCGAACAAGAACGGCAATCAGCTCCCGGCGGAGGAACTTTCCATGGAATCTTCGAACGGGGAATGGAAGGGCAAGTTGTACCTTTCCAACCTCCAGGGAAGCCACAAGGACAAGGGCATCCAGGTCTCCTATCCCCAAGGGTTCCTTTTGTTGAGGCGGTTGCGCTGA